The proteins below come from a single Candidatus Obscuribacterales bacterium genomic window:
- a CDS encoding glucose-1-phosphate adenylyltransferase, translating to MKRVLAIILGGGAGTRLYPLTKQRAKPAVPLAGKYRLIDIPVSNCVNSEILKIYVLTQFNSASLNRHISRAYSFSGFSDGFVEVLAAQQTPDNPSWFQGTADAVRKYLWLLDQWDIDEFLILSGDHLYRMDYRLFIERHRETNADITLSVVPIDEKRASSFGLMKINDAGRVIDFSEKPKGDELKAMRVDTTTLGLTASEAQEMPYIASMGIYVFKRQVLFDLLQNSLDQTDFGKEIIPASAKDYNVQAYLFKGYWEDIGTIEAFYDANLALTAQPNPSFSFYDKTAPIYTRARYLPPTKLQNCQITESMIGDGCILKECQIHHSVLGIRSRVETGCNIQDSLLLGADYYQSQVERKGDRDDSGIPIGIGPNTTIRRAIVDKNARIGQDVQIINKDRVQEAEREGQGFYIRSGIVVILKNAVISDGTII from the coding sequence GTGAAACGAGTACTCGCAATCATCCTGGGAGGGGGTGCCGGCACCCGTCTATATCCACTCACTAAGCAGCGTGCAAAGCCAGCCGTACCTCTAGCTGGTAAGTATCGCCTGATTGATATTCCGGTTAGCAACTGCGTTAACTCCGAAATTCTTAAAATTTACGTTCTAACCCAGTTCAACTCCGCGTCCCTCAATCGACACATTTCTCGGGCCTACAGCTTTTCCGGGTTTAGTGATGGATTTGTGGAAGTGTTGGCTGCTCAGCAAACACCGGATAACCCAAGCTGGTTTCAAGGAACGGCGGATGCGGTCAGAAAATATCTCTGGTTGCTGGATCAATGGGACATTGACGAGTTTTTGATTCTCTCCGGGGATCATCTCTATCGCATGGACTACCGCTTGTTCATCGAGCGCCACCGCGAAACCAACGCGGATATCACCCTATCGGTTGTGCCCATTGATGAGAAGCGGGCCTCTAGTTTTGGGTTGATGAAAATCAACGACGCCGGGCGAGTGATTGATTTCTCAGAAAAGCCCAAGGGCGACGAGCTAAAGGCGATGCGTGTCGATACAACCACCCTAGGGTTGACGGCTAGCGAAGCTCAGGAGATGCCCTACATTGCCTCCATGGGTATCTATGTCTTCAAGCGTCAGGTCTTGTTTGATCTGCTGCAAAACTCGTTAGATCAAACGGACTTTGGTAAGGAAATTATTCCTGCATCAGCGAAGGATTACAACGTTCAGGCCTACCTGTTTAAGGGCTATTGGGAAGATATTGGAACCATTGAGGCATTTTATGATGCCAACCTTGCCCTCACGGCACAACCCAATCCTTCCTTCAGCTTTTATGACAAAACAGCGCCTATTTACACCCGGGCTCGCTATCTGCCGCCCACCAAGCTGCAAAACTGCCAAATCACGGAATCGATGATTGGAGACGGCTGTATTCTAAAAGAATGCCAAATCCATCACTCTGTTTTGGGTATTCGCTCGCGGGTGGAAACGGGCTGTAATATTCAAGATTCTCTATTGCTGGGCGCTGACTATTATCAATCCCAGGTTGAACGCAAGGGCGATCGCGATGATTCTGGCATTCCCATTGGCATCGGCCCGAACACCACCATTCGCCGAGCCATTGTGGACAAAAATGCTCGCATTGGTCAGGATGTACAGATCATCAACAAAGACCGTGTTCAGGAAGCAGAACGGGAAGGGCAGGGCTTCTACATCCGCAGCGGTATTGTGGTGATTTTGAAAAATGCTGTGATTTCCGACGGTACGATCATCTAA